The following coding sequences lie in one Kribbella sp. NBC_00709 genomic window:
- a CDS encoding LLM class F420-dependent oxidoreductase → MRLGLNIGFVYGGDDHLDHLRLVKEAEALGFAVTWAAEAYGSDAATLLSWIAAQTTTIDVGAAVFQIPARTPAMTAMTAATLDRLSNGRFRLGLGVSGPQVSEGWHGVRFSQPLLRTREYVDIVNAAMRRETVAYEGKYFTLPLPDGPGKALKLTVRPIRDHVPVYLAAVGPKNLELAGEIADGWLGILNDPGFLGEQLNHIKAGRAVRQQDLDGFDVVVTTPLMTGDDIQVAADPVRGYAALYIGGMGSREKNFYNALAVRMGYAEEAKEIQDLYLDKKHREAMAAVPFGFLDSISLLGSKERIADKLTAYAEAGATTVALTPFASTVEQRIADLHTAAEALELSGVGS, encoded by the coding sequence ATGCGACTCGGACTCAACATCGGCTTCGTGTACGGCGGCGACGATCACCTGGACCACCTGAGGCTGGTGAAGGAGGCCGAGGCGCTCGGTTTCGCGGTCACCTGGGCCGCGGAGGCGTACGGCTCGGACGCCGCCACCCTGCTCAGCTGGATCGCCGCCCAGACGACCACGATCGACGTCGGCGCGGCGGTCTTCCAGATTCCCGCCCGTACCCCGGCGATGACCGCGATGACCGCGGCCACCCTGGACCGGCTGTCGAACGGCCGGTTCCGGCTCGGCCTCGGCGTGTCCGGCCCGCAGGTGTCGGAGGGCTGGCACGGCGTGCGGTTCTCTCAGCCTCTGCTCAGGACGCGTGAGTACGTTGACATCGTGAACGCGGCCATGCGGCGCGAGACAGTGGCGTACGAAGGCAAGTACTTCACGCTGCCGCTGCCCGACGGACCGGGCAAGGCGCTGAAACTGACCGTGCGGCCGATCCGCGACCACGTGCCGGTGTACCTGGCCGCGGTAGGCCCGAAGAACCTCGAGCTGGCCGGCGAGATCGCCGACGGCTGGCTCGGCATCCTCAACGATCCCGGCTTCCTTGGAGAGCAGTTGAATCACATCAAGGCGGGCCGCGCGGTCCGTCAGCAGGACCTCGACGGATTCGACGTCGTGGTCACGACCCCGCTGATGACGGGGGACGACATTCAGGTGGCGGCGGACCCGGTCCGTGGGTACGCCGCGCTGTACATCGGCGGCATGGGCAGCCGGGAGAAGAACTTCTACAACGCGCTCGCGGTCCGGATGGGGTACGCCGAGGAGGCGAAGGAGATCCAGGACCTGTACCTGGACAAGAAGCACCGCGAGGCGATGGCCGCCGTACCGTTCGGGTTCCTCGACTCGATCTCGCTGCTCGGTTCGAAGGAGCGGATCGCGGACAAGCTCACGGCGTACGCCGAGGCCGGGGCGACGACCGTCGCGCTGACGCCGTTCGCGTCCACGGTCGAGCAGCGGATCGCCGACCTGCACACGGCCGCCGAGGCCCTGGAGCTGTCCGGAGTCGGTAGCTGA
- a CDS encoding ester cyclase: MSTTESNKTVVKDFIDGLFTKGDLGAVDTHLAEDFINHDPPFGVTPDREGMREAGKMMRAAFPDWHSDLHALIAEGDLVVERFTAGGTQRGEVMGVPPSGKTVSLPGINIWRLRDGLIVERWGLLDDLGFLRQLGVAS, translated from the coding sequence ATGAGCACAACAGAGAGCAACAAGACCGTCGTCAAGGACTTCATCGACGGACTGTTCACCAAAGGGGATCTCGGCGCCGTGGACACGCACCTGGCCGAGGACTTCATCAACCACGACCCGCCGTTCGGCGTCACGCCGGACCGCGAGGGGATGCGGGAGGCCGGGAAGATGATGCGGGCCGCGTTCCCGGACTGGCACAGCGACCTGCACGCGCTGATCGCGGAGGGGGACCTCGTCGTGGAGCGCTTCACGGCCGGCGGGACGCAGCGCGGCGAGGTGATGGGCGTGCCGCCGAGCGGGAAGACCGTCAGCCTGCCCGGGATCAACATCTGGAGGCTCCGGGACGGGCTGATCGTCGAACGCTGGGGTTTGCTCGACGACCTCGGATTCCTGCGGCAACTCGGCGTAGCATCCTGA
- a CDS encoding MFS transporter translates to MRPRTEAIALLAGGGVADFSLRFTQIALPLVILRETGSVAATGLVGGVAGAPMLLSPWWARKARQWVDSGPRLAVVAAISALGLASVPAGAELGLLTPALLVLSGLLLGFGDALSSPGRSALLADTGDRWREGQAVVLLTWQDGLRRIGMLLGPSAGALAVATGLTNSLLWIEAVAVLVAGLLACTVRAERAPEGTPTPSIRLSLKGRPGVLYGWIIRGTGCVMWFAFSLGLSIVGEHRGRPGVYLAAGMTGYGVGSLIGSAVSLAVIRRIKPVPLEAVAWACAGLCFVGMGLWTTPPAIAALGAGAGLTVAIGNAAISQLIARESSGPERRALLSGQTVVTNAGSSAGLLVGGPIIATIGAETTLVGAGTVTAIIAGLVLLRCQTAAHGSDRHHHPGRAASVSGAAVRLRRRLAGVHAQRPDRERVHGTGAGALPGPVRGGDRGR, encoded by the coding sequence ATGAGGCCCCGGACCGAAGCGATCGCGTTGCTGGCCGGGGGAGGAGTGGCGGACTTCTCGCTCCGGTTCACGCAGATCGCGCTGCCGCTGGTGATCCTGCGGGAGACCGGCTCCGTCGCCGCGACCGGACTGGTCGGCGGTGTCGCGGGCGCACCGATGCTGCTGTCGCCGTGGTGGGCGCGAAAGGCCCGCCAATGGGTGGATTCCGGTCCGCGGCTCGCCGTGGTCGCCGCGATCTCCGCGCTCGGGCTGGCGTCCGTGCCGGCAGGGGCCGAGCTCGGGCTGCTCACGCCGGCACTGCTCGTCCTGAGCGGGTTGCTCCTCGGCTTCGGTGACGCGTTGTCGAGTCCGGGCCGATCGGCGCTCCTGGCCGACACCGGGGACCGCTGGCGCGAGGGACAGGCCGTCGTACTGCTCACGTGGCAGGACGGCCTCCGCAGGATCGGCATGCTGCTCGGACCTTCTGCCGGTGCGTTGGCTGTGGCGACCGGCCTGACCAACAGTCTGCTGTGGATCGAGGCCGTCGCAGTACTCGTTGCCGGTCTTCTCGCCTGCACGGTGCGGGCAGAGCGCGCTCCAGAGGGTACGCCGACGCCGTCGATCCGGTTGAGCCTCAAGGGCCGGCCCGGCGTTCTCTACGGCTGGATCATCCGCGGCACCGGCTGCGTGATGTGGTTCGCGTTCAGTCTCGGCTTGTCGATCGTCGGCGAGCACCGCGGGCGCCCGGGGGTCTACCTGGCCGCCGGCATGACCGGGTACGGCGTCGGCTCGCTGATCGGTTCGGCCGTATCGCTGGCGGTGATCCGGCGCATCAAACCAGTGCCGCTGGAAGCGGTCGCCTGGGCCTGCGCCGGTCTGTGCTTCGTGGGCATGGGGCTGTGGACGACACCGCCGGCTATCGCGGCGCTGGGAGCGGGCGCCGGCCTCACTGTGGCCATCGGGAACGCCGCGATCTCCCAGCTGATCGCCCGGGAATCATCGGGCCCCGAGCGGCGCGCGTTGTTGTCAGGGCAGACCGTGGTGACGAATGCGGGCAGCTCGGCGGGCCTGCTGGTCGGTGGACCGATCATCGCGACGATCGGCGCGGAGACAACGCTGGTCGGCGCCGGGACGGTCACGGCGATAATCGCTGGACTCGTACTGCTGCGGTGCCAGACTGCAGCACATGGCAGCGATCGTCATCACCACCCTGGCCGAGCGGCCTCAGTATCTGGAGCAGCTGTACGACTTCGCCGACGTCTGGCCGGCGTTCATGCACAACGACCCGATCGGGAACGCGTTCATGGGACGGGTGCCGGTGCACTTCCCGGACCAGTGCGTGGTGGCGACCGAGGACGGTGA
- a CDS encoding aldo/keto reductase: MQQRYLGHSGLAVSRLGLGTMSWGRDTDEHEAREQLAAFVSAGGTLIDTAAAYGDGDSELLIGSLLGDVVDRDDLVIATKAGFSVRRGERITDTSRGALLRDLEGSLRRMNVDHIDLWQLHTWSDDVPLEETLSALDHAVSSGKVRYVGISNYAGWKSARAVTWQQAWPGRAIPVSNQVEYSLLARDAEVDALRAAAGLGIGILAWSPLGRGVLTGKYRTGIPADSRAASQHLSRFVDPYLDARSSGIVEAVARAADGLGWTPLEVALTWVRDRPGVSAAIVGARTALQLKSVLGVEELTLPPAIAAALEDVS; this comes from the coding sequence ATGCAGCAGCGCTATCTCGGTCACAGTGGACTGGCGGTGAGCAGGCTAGGCCTGGGCACGATGTCGTGGGGCCGGGACACCGACGAGCACGAGGCGCGCGAGCAGCTGGCGGCGTTCGTGTCCGCCGGCGGCACGCTGATCGACACCGCCGCGGCGTACGGCGACGGTGACAGCGAGCTGCTGATCGGGTCGCTGCTCGGCGACGTGGTGGACCGCGACGACCTGGTGATCGCGACCAAGGCCGGCTTCAGCGTCCGCCGGGGCGAGCGGATCACCGACACCTCCCGCGGCGCGCTGCTGCGCGACCTGGAGGGCTCGCTGCGCCGGATGAACGTCGACCACATCGACCTGTGGCAGCTGCACACCTGGTCCGACGACGTGCCGCTGGAGGAGACGCTCTCCGCGCTCGACCACGCCGTCAGCTCAGGCAAGGTGCGCTATGTCGGCATCTCGAACTACGCGGGCTGGAAGTCCGCCCGGGCCGTCACCTGGCAGCAGGCCTGGCCGGGCCGCGCGATCCCCGTGTCCAACCAGGTGGAGTATTCGCTGCTCGCCCGGGACGCCGAGGTGGACGCGCTGCGCGCCGCCGCCGGGCTCGGGATCGGGATCCTGGCGTGGTCCCCGCTCGGCCGGGGCGTGCTGACCGGGAAGTACCGCACGGGCATCCCGGCGGACTCGCGGGCGGCGTCTCAGCATCTGTCCAGATTCGTCGACCCCTACCTCGACGCGCGGTCTTCGGGCATCGTGGAGGCGGTCGCGCGAGCCGCCGACGGGCTCGGCTGGACCCCGCTCGAGGTGGCGTTGACCTGGGTGCGGGACCGGCCCGGCGTGTCGGCGGCCATCGTCGGGGCCCGGACTGCGCTGCAATTGAAGTCAGTGCTCGGAGTGGAGGAACTCACCCTTCCGCCCGCGATCGCCGCGGCGCTGGAGGATGTTTCGTGA
- a CDS encoding DUF5703 family protein: protein MAEYELQQFEVSRTESRGAVRRLLTEHAEYGGWELARLRRYPDGTRRVWLRRRIIRVMRTL from the coding sequence ATGGCCGAATACGAGCTGCAGCAGTTCGAGGTGTCCAGGACGGAGTCCCGCGGTGCGGTGCGCAGACTGCTCACCGAGCACGCGGAGTACGGCGGGTGGGAGCTTGCCCGTCTGCGTCGTTATCCCGACGGCACCCGCCGCGTCTGGCTCCGCCGCCGCATCATCCGCGTGATGCGGACCCTCTGA
- a CDS encoding ABC transporter ATP-binding protein, translated as MSAEPASPPAPAVEITGLSHKFGDHLAVDSLDLTVAPGECFGLLGPNGAGKTTTLRVLNTLYPPQSGTVRVFGLDVRTDAMSVRRMLGYVPQQLSIEGALSGRENVSWFARLFDVPRRERAARVAEVLEIVDLTDAADRLASTYSGGMVRRLELAQALVNRPALLVLDEPTVGLDPVARDSVWARVQDMQKRYGMTVLLTTHYMEEADILCDRVALMHLGRLRAVGSPTDLKAELGPEASLEDVFRHHTGESLAASEKGGLRDVRGTRRTAQRMG; from the coding sequence ATGAGTGCGGAACCCGCATCACCACCGGCGCCGGCCGTCGAGATCACCGGGCTCAGTCACAAGTTCGGCGACCATCTCGCGGTCGACAGCCTCGACCTGACCGTCGCCCCCGGCGAGTGCTTCGGTCTGCTCGGCCCGAACGGCGCCGGCAAGACGACCACGCTCCGAGTGTTGAACACGCTCTATCCACCGCAGTCGGGCACGGTCCGGGTCTTCGGCCTCGACGTCCGCACCGACGCGATGTCGGTACGGCGGATGCTCGGGTACGTCCCGCAACAGCTGTCCATCGAGGGAGCGCTCTCCGGCCGGGAGAACGTTTCCTGGTTCGCCCGGTTGTTCGACGTACCTCGGCGTGAACGGGCCGCCCGCGTGGCCGAAGTACTCGAGATCGTCGACCTCACCGATGCCGCCGACCGGCTCGCGTCGACGTACTCCGGCGGCATGGTCCGCCGCCTCGAGCTCGCGCAGGCGCTGGTCAACCGGCCCGCGCTGCTCGTGCTCGACGAGCCGACGGTCGGGCTGGACCCGGTCGCGCGGGACTCGGTGTGGGCGCGCGTGCAGGACATGCAGAAGCGGTACGGGATGACCGTGCTGCTGACCACGCACTACATGGAGGAGGCCGACATCCTCTGTGACCGGGTTGCGCTGATGCATCTGGGCCGGTTGCGGGCCGTCGGCTCGCCAACTGATCTCAAGGCCGAACTGGGTCCCGAGGCGAGCCTCGAGGACGTGTTCCGGCACCACACCGGCGAAAGCCTTGCGGCTTCGGAGAAGGGAGGCCTGCGCGATGTCCGTGGCACCCGTCGCACCGCCCAGCGCATGGGTTGA
- a CDS encoding LysR family transcriptional regulator translates to MASLPSVEDLRLVQAISRTGAVATAARELRISQPSASQRLSRLERTCGTTLFERDTRGARPTPAGAELTRRADHILRHLEEVYDATRAAATGQRLVIGTFGGLSPILFPVLDALLPDVDIEQQVDHGHFLVERVAEGTMDAAFIAIAEQMTLPRGTVARRIGYDDLVLFVPSGARPPGRGRQPLNGRPIVFATYDRGVDEIHARLVALGATPRRGVNLGTTVAMARRRSHLALVPRTALATELRPGEHLATAPFRYRLTLSVVTTPTPPKPLMAHLRDLRATLNLS, encoded by the coding sequence ATGGCCTCATTACCATCGGTCGAGGATCTGCGCCTGGTCCAGGCGATCAGCCGCACCGGCGCCGTCGCCACCGCAGCCCGTGAACTGCGCATCTCGCAGCCGTCGGCTTCGCAGCGGCTGAGTCGGCTGGAGCGGACGTGCGGCACCACGCTCTTCGAGCGCGACACCCGCGGTGCCCGGCCGACCCCGGCCGGCGCCGAGCTCACCCGCCGTGCCGACCACATCCTTCGCCACCTCGAGGAGGTGTACGACGCGACCCGGGCGGCCGCCACCGGTCAACGCCTGGTGATCGGCACGTTCGGAGGCCTGTCGCCGATCCTCTTCCCGGTCCTCGACGCCCTGCTACCCGACGTCGACATCGAGCAGCAGGTCGACCACGGCCACTTCCTGGTCGAGCGCGTCGCCGAGGGAACCATGGACGCCGCCTTCATCGCGATCGCCGAGCAGATGACGCTCCCCCGCGGCACCGTCGCCCGGCGGATCGGCTACGACGACCTCGTCCTGTTCGTGCCGTCCGGCGCCCGTCCACCTGGTCGCGGCCGGCAGCCGCTCAACGGCAGGCCGATCGTGTTCGCGACCTACGATCGCGGGGTCGACGAGATCCACGCCCGCCTGGTCGCCCTGGGCGCGACTCCGCGCCGCGGCGTCAACCTCGGCACCACTGTCGCCATGGCTCGCCGCCGTTCCCACCTGGCACTCGTGCCCCGCACCGCCCTCGCCACCGAACTCCGGCCCGGCGAACACCTCGCGACCGCGCCCTTCCGCTACCGCCTCACCCTCTCCGTGGTCACCACGCCGACTCCGCCCAAGCCCCTCATGGCCCACCTCCGCGACCTCCGCGCCACGTTGAACTTGTCGTGA
- a CDS encoding undecaprenyl-diphosphate phosphatase, translating into MTIWDSIILGIVEGLTEFLPVSSTGHLTIVSKILGLKIDDPSITGFTAVIQVGAIAAVVLYFWKDISRIAVAWVRGLAKPEHRGEFDHRMGWYVIVGSVPIVIVGFLARDLISGPLRSLWWVAGALIGWSVVMVAAERIGTKERPLTRITFVDALVMGLVQCLALIPGISRSGATISAGLFRGLDRVAATRISFLLGIPALVGAGVYELKDALHGNVGAGPLLVGTLVSFVVAYASIAWLLRFVAKHTIEVFAFYRVLLGIVLVILLATSTITAT; encoded by the coding sequence ATGACGATCTGGGACTCCATCATCCTCGGCATCGTCGAGGGCCTGACCGAATTCCTGCCGGTCTCCAGCACCGGCCACCTGACGATCGTGTCGAAGATCCTCGGACTGAAGATCGACGACCCTTCGATCACCGGGTTCACCGCGGTGATCCAGGTCGGCGCGATCGCCGCCGTCGTCCTGTACTTCTGGAAGGACATCTCCCGGATCGCGGTCGCCTGGGTCCGCGGGCTGGCGAAGCCGGAGCACCGCGGCGAGTTCGACCACCGGATGGGCTGGTACGTGATCGTCGGCTCGGTGCCGATCGTGATCGTCGGGTTCTTGGCGCGGGACCTGATCTCCGGCCCGCTGCGCAGCCTGTGGTGGGTGGCCGGGGCGCTGATCGGCTGGTCGGTCGTGATGGTCGCCGCCGAACGTATCGGCACGAAGGAACGCCCGCTGACCCGCATCACGTTCGTGGACGCGCTCGTCATGGGCCTCGTCCAGTGCCTCGCGCTGATCCCCGGCATCTCCCGCTCCGGCGCCACGATCTCCGCAGGCCTGTTCCGCGGCCTCGACCGCGTAGCTGCGACGAGAATCTCGTTCCTGCTGGGCATCCCGGCGCTGGTAGGCGCAGGCGTCTACGAACTGAAGGACGCCCTCCACGGCAACGTCGGCGCCGGCCCACTCCTCGTCGGCACACTCGTCAGCTTCGTGGTGGCTTATGCCTCGATCGCCTGGCTACTCCGCTTCGTGGCCAAACACACCATCGAGGTCTTCGCCTTCTACCGCGTCCTCCTGGGAATAGTCCTGGTAATCCTCCTGGCCACGAGCACGATCACCGCCACCTGA
- a CDS encoding ABC transporter permease, which translates to MSVAPVAPPSAWVESRPRAALRLFSRIGTFCLIELQKLRHDRTELVTRAIQPILWLVIFGQTFSRIRAIPTGNVPYLDYLAPGIIAQSALFVAIFYGIQIIWERDAGILTKLLVTPSPRSALVAGKAFAAGVRTISQAIVVLIVAALLGVHLTWNPLKILAVLVVVVLGAAFFSCLSMTIAGMVLRRDRLMGIGQAITMPLFFASSALYPIAIMPGWLKVLSHANPLTYEVSALRGLLIGQPTNYLLDFGVLIVAAFAGICAASALLSRLAR; encoded by the coding sequence ATGTCCGTGGCACCCGTCGCACCGCCCAGCGCATGGGTTGAGAGCCGGCCGCGCGCCGCGCTCCGGTTGTTCTCGCGGATCGGCACGTTCTGCCTGATCGAGCTGCAGAAGCTGCGGCACGACCGGACCGAGCTGGTCACGCGGGCGATCCAGCCGATCCTGTGGCTGGTGATCTTCGGCCAGACGTTCAGCCGGATCCGGGCGATCCCGACCGGCAACGTCCCGTACCTCGACTATCTCGCGCCGGGCATCATCGCCCAGTCGGCGCTGTTCGTCGCGATCTTCTACGGCATCCAGATCATCTGGGAACGCGACGCCGGCATTCTCACGAAGCTGCTCGTCACGCCCTCACCGCGTTCCGCGCTGGTGGCCGGGAAGGCGTTCGCGGCCGGAGTACGGACGATCTCGCAGGCGATCGTCGTGCTGATCGTGGCCGCGCTGCTCGGCGTACACCTGACCTGGAACCCGTTGAAGATCCTGGCGGTGCTCGTGGTCGTCGTACTGGGCGCCGCGTTCTTCTCCTGCTTGTCGATGACGATCGCCGGGATGGTACTGCGGCGCGATCGGCTGATGGGGATCGGGCAGGCGATCACGATGCCGCTGTTCTTCGCGTCGAGCGCGCTGTACCCGATCGCGATCATGCCCGGCTGGTTGAAGGTGCTGAGCCACGCCAATCCGCTGACGTACGAAGTGAGCGCTCTGCGCGGTCTCCTGATCGGCCAGCCCACCAACTACCTGCTCGACTTCGGCGTCCTGATCGTCGCCGCGTTCGCCGGCATCTGCGCCGCATCGGCCCTCCTCAGCCGTCTCGCGCGTTAG
- a CDS encoding MarR family winged helix-turn-helix transcriptional regulator: MTETLAEDLLAAIGLVRRRLRRSAGRPPALSTLTGSQAELVRLVRRNPGISVAEAAAELGLVANTVSTLVGQLTERGMLLRRSDESDRRVARLTLTEPAREQVEAWRDRRTALVTEALDGLDPADRDALQAVLPVLGVLAERLTPSEQDIEERV, encoded by the coding sequence GTGACCGAGACTCTCGCCGAGGACCTGCTCGCCGCGATCGGGCTGGTGCGCCGCCGCCTCCGCCGATCGGCGGGACGCCCGCCGGCGCTGAGCACGCTGACCGGCTCGCAGGCGGAGCTGGTCCGGCTCGTGCGCCGCAATCCGGGCATCTCCGTCGCCGAGGCGGCCGCCGAGCTCGGCCTGGTCGCCAACACGGTGTCGACCCTGGTCGGCCAACTCACCGAGCGCGGCATGCTGCTGCGCAGATCGGACGAGAGCGACCGTCGGGTTGCCCGGCTGACCCTGACCGAGCCGGCGCGCGAGCAGGTCGAGGCCTGGCGTGATCGCCGCACCGCCCTCGTCACCGAGGCCCTCGACGGTCTCGACCCCGCCGACCGTGACGCGTTGCAGGCGGTGCTACCCGTTCTCGGCGTACTGGCCGAGCGGCTCACCCCATCCGAGCAGGACATCGAGGAGCGCGTATGA
- a CDS encoding LuxR C-terminal-related transcriptional regulator: MGAGDRLEVLIQRCYAGLDADQLRSEMLGRLRGVLTVDAAFFATVDPATVLFTSAMVDEPLGAITEQFIANEFGQDDVNKFAALAGGRDPVRSLGQATRGEWANSPRYVELMRPLGLGDELRAALMSNGRCWGVLCLHRENAESGFAEPEIQLVRRLAPHLGEGLRLGLRAPAADTGPVGSAAVGPGVVVLDGMLRMQSMSFEAEYWISELGPGEQLPVSVRSVAARMQLDGATARLKVRTRGGEWLELQASRLGDDGQIVVVMEPVTPAQLGSLLLDLHGLTPAQQRVTELLLRGYSTRQIVERLCLSPHTVQEHVRASFDKVGVGSRRELVSVLLRGSASRG; the protein is encoded by the coding sequence ATGGGGGCGGGGGATCGCCTTGAGGTGCTGATCCAGCGTTGTTACGCGGGGCTGGACGCCGATCAGTTGCGGTCCGAGATGCTCGGGCGGCTGCGGGGTGTGCTGACGGTCGACGCGGCGTTCTTCGCGACGGTCGATCCGGCGACGGTGCTGTTCACCTCGGCGATGGTCGACGAGCCGCTCGGTGCGATCACCGAACAGTTCATCGCGAACGAGTTCGGGCAGGACGACGTCAACAAGTTCGCCGCACTGGCCGGCGGCCGGGATCCGGTGCGGTCGCTCGGCCAGGCGACGAGGGGCGAGTGGGCGAACAGCCCGCGGTACGTCGAGTTGATGCGCCCGCTCGGTCTCGGCGACGAGCTCCGGGCCGCGCTGATGTCGAACGGCCGTTGCTGGGGCGTCCTGTGCCTGCACCGCGAGAACGCGGAGTCAGGCTTCGCCGAACCCGAGATCCAGCTGGTACGACGGCTTGCCCCGCACCTCGGCGAGGGACTGCGCCTGGGCCTCCGAGCACCCGCAGCAGACACCGGGCCGGTTGGATCTGCTGCGGTTGGTCCTGGGGTGGTGGTGCTTGATGGGATGCTGCGGATGCAGTCGATGAGTTTTGAGGCGGAGTACTGGATCTCGGAGCTGGGACCGGGGGAGCAGTTGCCGGTCTCCGTGCGCTCGGTGGCGGCCCGGATGCAGCTCGACGGGGCGACTGCGCGGCTGAAGGTCCGGACGCGGGGCGGCGAGTGGCTCGAGTTGCAGGCGTCGCGGCTCGGTGACGACGGGCAGATCGTGGTGGTGATGGAGCCGGTGACACCGGCCCAGCTGGGGTCCTTGCTGCTCGATCTGCACGGCCTGACGCCGGCTCAGCAGCGGGTGACCGAGCTCCTGCTGCGCGGCTACTCCACGCGGCAGATCGTCGAGCGGTTGTGCCTGTCGCCGCACACCGTGCAGGAGCACGTACGGGCGTCGTTCGACAAGGTCGGCGTCGGGAGCCGACGGGAGCTGGTGAGTGTGTTGCTCAGAGGGTCCGCATCACGCGGATGA